Proteins co-encoded in one Bacillus paramycoides genomic window:
- a CDS encoding molybdopterin-synthase adenylyltransferase MoeB, with protein sequence MQDRYSRQVLFSGIGKMGQRKIREKHVLLIGAGALGAANVEALARMGIGKLTIADRDYVEWSNLQRQQLYTEEDAKQCKPKAIAAAEHVRKINSEVEIVPVVTDVTMREIEELTKEVDLIIDATDNFDTRLLINDISQKENIPWIYGGCVGSYGVTYTILPGKTPCFRCLMDHPMGGATCDTAGIIQPTVQMVVAHQVTEAMKILVDDYESLRGTMLSFDIWNNQYLSLKVNRQKKSICPSCGKSRTYPSLTFETQMKMEVLCGRNTVQIRSGIKRNLNLTEIQKRLQKSVQVKKTPYLLSFLIDEYRFVLFTDGRAFIHGTNDVKIAKRLYAKYIG encoded by the coding sequence ATGCAAGATCGATATTCAAGGCAAGTATTGTTTTCAGGAATTGGAAAAATGGGTCAAAGAAAAATAAGAGAAAAGCATGTGCTCTTAATTGGTGCGGGTGCACTAGGAGCTGCGAATGTAGAAGCACTCGCTAGGATGGGAATTGGGAAATTGACAATTGCCGATCGTGACTACGTCGAATGGAGTAATTTACAGCGGCAACAGTTATATACAGAAGAAGATGCAAAGCAATGCAAACCAAAAGCAATTGCAGCAGCAGAACATGTAAGAAAGATTAATTCTGAAGTGGAAATTGTACCAGTTGTAACGGATGTCACAATGCGAGAAATAGAAGAGTTAACAAAAGAAGTGGATCTCATCATAGATGCGACTGACAATTTCGATACGCGCCTACTTATAAATGATATTTCACAAAAAGAAAATATACCTTGGATATACGGTGGATGCGTTGGAAGTTACGGTGTAACGTATACAATTCTGCCGGGGAAAACACCATGTTTTCGCTGTCTGATGGATCATCCTATGGGCGGTGCAACATGCGATACAGCGGGAATCATTCAGCCAACTGTACAGATGGTTGTTGCGCATCAAGTTACAGAGGCGATGAAAATATTGGTGGATGATTATGAGTCGCTAAGAGGGACGATGTTATCATTTGATATTTGGAACAATCAATATCTCTCATTAAAAGTAAATAGACAGAAAAAAAGTATATGTCCATCTTGCGGGAAATCACGAACGTATCCAAGTTTAACATTTGAAACACAAATGAAAATGGAAGTGTTATGCGGACGGAATACAGTTCAAATCCGTTCAGGAATAAAGAGAAATCTTAATTTAACCGAAATTCAAAAACGATTACAAAAAAGTGTACAGGTCAAAAAAACGCCATACTTACTATCATTTCTAATTGATGAATATCGTTTCGTTTTATTTACAGACGGTAGGGCATTTATTCATGGAACAAATGATGTGAAAATAGCAAAACGATTATACGCAAAATATATAGGGTGA
- a CDS encoding molybdopterin molybdotransferase MoeA, with product MLDKRIPIPVAEAVARVMKYAYQGEIEKVSLIESYGRTLGENVIADHDVPHFDRSPYDGFAIRAEDTKEASSSNPIQFEVIGEIGAGFVFTEEVKEFQAVRIMTGAAIPKGCNAVVMLELTEGFEENEKTYMVLKRSFSSGDNISFKGEDVKQNSILVKKGTVINPGVAALLATFGYSSVNVIKQPVIGIVTTGSELLEVHEQLKLGKIRNSNSYMIVAQIERAGGVVQYYGQFADDFETCYNTVKKAMKEVDILITTGGVSVGDYDYLPAIYERLQANVLFNKIAMRPGSVTTVAEVEGKLLFGLSGNPSACYVGCELFVRPVIRTYLYKKNPHVFRAEAILQKDFPKANPFTRFVRGKVEIVDGTLQAIPVGLDKSSAISSLVESNAFIVLPGGTRGFEAGITVSVLLLESNAGSEWPWEEPLRSYK from the coding sequence ATGTTAGATAAACGTATACCAATTCCAGTAGCAGAAGCGGTTGCGCGTGTAATGAAATATGCCTACCAAGGTGAAATAGAAAAGGTTTCTCTTATAGAAAGCTACGGTAGAACGCTTGGAGAAAATGTTATTGCAGATCATGATGTCCCGCATTTTGATCGCTCTCCGTACGACGGGTTTGCGATTCGAGCGGAAGATACAAAAGAAGCGAGTAGTAGTAACCCCATTCAGTTTGAAGTAATTGGCGAAATTGGAGCAGGTTTTGTTTTTACAGAAGAAGTGAAAGAGTTTCAAGCTGTCCGTATTATGACAGGAGCCGCAATTCCGAAAGGGTGTAATGCGGTTGTTATGTTAGAACTAACGGAAGGGTTTGAAGAAAACGAAAAGACTTATATGGTATTAAAACGCTCTTTCTCTTCTGGTGATAATATTTCTTTTAAAGGAGAAGATGTAAAACAAAATAGCATCCTTGTGAAAAAAGGGACTGTTATTAATCCTGGAGTAGCAGCGCTTCTTGCTACGTTTGGTTATAGTTCCGTAAATGTTATAAAACAGCCGGTTATTGGAATTGTAACGACAGGAAGCGAACTGCTTGAAGTACATGAACAATTAAAGCTAGGGAAGATTCGAAATAGTAACTCCTATATGATTGTTGCTCAAATTGAACGAGCCGGCGGAGTTGTACAGTATTATGGACAGTTCGCTGACGATTTTGAGACGTGTTATAACACTGTAAAAAAAGCGATGAAAGAAGTCGATATTTTAATTACAACTGGTGGCGTTTCGGTAGGAGATTATGACTATTTACCTGCTATTTATGAGAGATTACAAGCAAATGTACTTTTTAACAAAATAGCGATGCGACCAGGAAGTGTGACAACTGTAGCTGAGGTAGAAGGAAAACTACTATTTGGTTTATCTGGTAATCCTTCTGCTTGCTATGTCGGTTGTGAATTATTTGTTCGGCCAGTTATTCGAACATACTTGTATAAGAAAAATCCGCACGTATTTCGTGCAGAGGCAATATTACAAAAAGACTTTCCGAAAGCAAATCCATTTACTCGATTTGTAAGAGGGAAAGTGGAAATTGTAGATGGAACATTGCAAGCTATACCAGTTGGTTTAGATAAATCTAGTGCAATTTCTTCACTTGTAGAATCAAATGCATTTATCGTTTTACCAGGAGGAACGAGAGGATTTGAAGCAGGAATAACGGTTTCGGTACTGTTATTAGAATCAAACGCCGGAAGTGAGTGGCCATGGGAAGAACCGCTTCGATCGTACAAATAA
- a CDS encoding molybdenum cofactor biosynthesis protein MoaE gives MTHPYYEVIDTPISIEEVTNKVIHRECGAVTTFIGTVREFTKGRRTLYLEYVAYKTMAEKQLEKIGTEVGERWPGTFVAITHRIGILQISDLAVVVAVSTPHRKAAYEANEYIMERIKQIVPIWKKEFWEDGESWIGDQLEKLAYENGAPGKEMRI, from the coding sequence ATGACACATCCGTATTATGAAGTAATTGATACACCTATTTCAATTGAGGAAGTTACAAACAAAGTAATTCATCGTGAGTGTGGCGCAGTTACTACTTTCATTGGTACTGTTAGAGAATTTACGAAAGGCCGTCGTACGCTATATTTAGAGTATGTAGCATATAAAACAATGGCAGAAAAACAGCTTGAGAAAATTGGTACTGAAGTAGGAGAGAGGTGGCCTGGGACATTTGTCGCCATTACACATCGCATTGGTATATTACAAATTTCTGATCTTGCTGTTGTCGTTGCTGTTTCTACACCACACCGGAAAGCAGCCTATGAGGCGAACGAATATATTATGGAGCGTATAAAACAAATCGTTCCAATTTGGAAGAAAGAGTTTTGGGAAGATGGTGAATCTTGGATTGGTGATCAGCTAGAGAAGTTAGCATATGAGAATGGCGCACCTGGAAAGGAGATGAGAATATGA
- the moaD gene encoding molybdopterin converting factor subunit 1, with translation MIEVLLFAHLQEEVSKPALHIDCENITVTELKKVLIKKYNVAISNEIMVAINEEYANEDDIIQTGDVIAMIPPVSGG, from the coding sequence ATGATTGAAGTACTATTATTTGCACATTTACAAGAAGAAGTAAGCAAACCAGCATTACACATCGATTGTGAAAATATTACAGTTACTGAACTAAAGAAGGTACTCATTAAGAAATACAACGTAGCGATTTCAAATGAGATTATGGTTGCTATAAATGAAGAGTATGCAAATGAGGATGACATCATTCAAACTGGCGATGTCATAGCAATGATTCCGCCAGTAAGTGGTGGTTGA
- the narK gene encoding nitrate transporter NarK — protein MKSPNFQLSLQTSNLVIGFMVWVILSSLMPYIKADIPLTAGQISMVTAVPVILGSVLRIPIGYWTNRFGARKLFFISFILLLFPVFYISVANSMMDLIIGGLFVGIGGAVFSVGVTSLPKYFPKESHGFVNGIYGVGNAGTAITSFLAPVIATSVGWRTTVQCYLVLLAAFALMNFLLGDRKEKKVNTPLMEQIKGVYKNEKLWFLCIFYFLTFGSFVAFTVYLPNFLVSHFGLEKVDAGMRTAGFIVLATIMRPVGGWLGDKFNPFKILIFVFIGLTLSGIILSFMPSMNVYTFGCLLVAFCAGIGNGTIFKLVPMYFSEQAGIVNGLVSALGGLGGFFPPLILTLLFQLTGHYAIGFMALSEVALACLIITVWMYSQEKLLVMLKNH, from the coding sequence ATGAAAAGTCCTAATTTTCAATTAAGTTTACAAACTTCTAATCTAGTTATCGGTTTTATGGTATGGGTCATTTTATCATCATTAATGCCTTATATTAAAGCGGATATTCCATTAACTGCGGGACAAATTTCTATGGTAACAGCGGTACCGGTTATTTTAGGTTCTGTTCTTCGCATTCCAATTGGTTATTGGACAAATCGTTTCGGAGCAAGAAAATTATTCTTTATTAGTTTTATTCTATTATTATTTCCTGTCTTTTATATTAGTGTTGCCAATTCAATGATGGATTTAATTATTGGTGGTTTATTTGTCGGAATCGGTGGGGCCGTATTCTCCGTAGGTGTAACTTCTTTACCGAAATATTTTCCGAAAGAGAGTCACGGTTTTGTAAATGGTATTTACGGTGTCGGTAACGCCGGTACAGCAATTACTTCGTTCTTAGCACCTGTTATCGCAACTTCAGTTGGCTGGAGAACGACAGTACAGTGTTATTTAGTTTTACTTGCAGCGTTTGCACTTATGAACTTTTTATTAGGTGATCGTAAGGAGAAAAAGGTGAATACACCACTAATGGAACAAATAAAAGGTGTATATAAAAATGAAAAACTTTGGTTTCTATGTATCTTTTACTTTTTAACATTCGGATCATTTGTTGCATTTACTGTATACTTGCCAAACTTTTTAGTATCTCACTTCGGATTAGAAAAAGTAGATGCAGGTATGCGGACAGCTGGATTCATTGTACTCGCAACAATTATGCGTCCGGTTGGTGGATGGCTCGGTGACAAATTTAACCCATTTAAAATATTAATCTTCGTATTTATCGGTTTAACACTTTCAGGTATTATTTTATCATTTATGCCTAGTATGAATGTGTATACATTTGGTTGCTTACTAGTCGCATTTTGCGCAGGTATTGGTAATGGTACAATCTTCAAACTCGTTCCAATGTACTTCTCAGAACAAGCAGGTATTGTAAATGGACTCGTTTCAGCTTTAGGCGGACTAGGAGGATTCTTCCCACCGCTAATTTTAACTTTACTATTCCAACTAACAGGTCATTATGCAATTGGATTTATGGCATTATCAGAAGTCGCACTTGCTTGTTTAATCATTACAGTGTGGATGTATAGTCAAGAAAAGCTGTTAGTGATGTTAAAGAATCATTAA
- a CDS encoding AEC family transporter: MFIFIILDVILPILILMLIGAILQRKFQFNLKQLSTLINYCLMPAAVFVNIYDISIETGLLLQIMYYLMLYSLSLMLVSYFISKTLKLEKGESAALKNSISLMNSGNYGLPVSQLIFSHNPVGVSIQIFIVIFQNLLTYSYGIYNLLSATKTIRGIIQSFLRLPVFHALVLGILFQSFTIQIPNSIFLPLNQLANSFVAIALILLGAQLSNIKLNFFHRVITWALIGRLLMGPLLALAMIYLLNIDGIVAQSLFIASSFPTSRNTSTIAMEYQIEPELHAQIVLFSTLFSIITVTVVIYLSYILF, translated from the coding sequence ATGTTTATTTTTATTATATTAGACGTAATATTACCAATATTAATATTGATGCTAATTGGTGCAATCTTACAAAGAAAGTTCCAATTTAACTTAAAGCAGCTATCTACACTTATTAATTATTGTTTGATGCCAGCGGCTGTATTTGTGAATATATATGATATTAGTATAGAAACAGGTTTGTTGCTCCAGATAATGTACTATTTAATGCTTTATAGTTTGAGTCTAATGCTAGTAAGTTATTTCATTTCAAAAACATTAAAGTTAGAAAAAGGAGAAAGTGCAGCTCTAAAAAATAGCATTTCGTTAATGAATTCCGGTAATTATGGATTACCAGTAAGTCAATTGATTTTCAGTCACAATCCAGTGGGGGTTTCCATTCAGATTTTCATTGTGATTTTCCAGAATCTTTTAACTTATTCATATGGGATATATAACTTACTATCAGCAACAAAAACAATCAGGGGTATTATTCAATCATTTCTAAGACTGCCTGTATTTCATGCGCTCGTATTAGGGATTCTCTTTCAATCGTTTACAATTCAAATACCTAATTCTATCTTTCTACCTCTTAATCAGCTTGCGAATAGTTTTGTTGCCATAGCTCTCATATTGCTAGGAGCACAATTATCCAACATTAAGCTTAATTTTTTCCATAGAGTCATAACATGGGCTTTAATTGGAAGGTTACTGATGGGACCATTATTAGCACTTGCCATGATTTACCTACTAAACATTGATGGTATTGTTGCACAATCATTATTTATTGCAAGTTCTTTTCCTACTTCAAGAAATACATCAACCATTGCTATGGAGTATCAAATAGAGCCAGAACTACATGCACAAATCGTTTTATTTTCAACACTTTTCAGCATTATAACAGTAACTGTCGTTATTTATTTGTCATATATTTTGTTTTGA
- a CDS encoding precorrin-2 dehydrogenase: MYNMYPLMLNLNNKVVVIIGGGKIAYRKASGLKDTGAFVTVISPEICEEMKELPYITWKQKTFTNDDIKDAHLIYAATNQHAVNMMVKQAAHDFQWVNAVSDGTESSFHTPGVIRNNEYIVTISTSGKDPSFTKRLKQELTSIFPKLIKKLSRTHKL; encoded by the coding sequence ATGTATAACATGTACCCTCTTATGCTTAATTTAAATAACAAAGTGGTCGTTATTATTGGTGGAGGTAAAATCGCATATCGAAAAGCGTCCGGATTAAAAGATACAGGCGCTTTTGTCACCGTTATCAGCCCAGAGATTTGCGAAGAAATGAAAGAACTCCCTTATATTACTTGGAAGCAAAAAACTTTTACTAATGATGATATTAAAGATGCTCACCTTATTTATGCAGCTACAAATCAACATGCTGTAAATATGATGGTCAAACAAGCCGCCCATGATTTTCAATGGGTCAACGCTGTAAGTGATGGTACAGAATCATCGTTTCACACACCGGGTGTCATCCGAAATAATGAATATATTGTAACGATTTCAACTTCAGGTAAAGATCCATCGTTCACGAAGCGTTTGAAGCAGGAACTAACATCTATATTTCCTAAACTTATAAAAAAGCTTTCTCGTACTCACAAATTATAA
- a CDS encoding sirohydrochlorin chelatase has protein sequence MKGIVYVGHGSRLQEGNEQFIHFVQSAMKERNERIQKIAFLELTTPTISDAVTETILEGATEIMIVPVLLFAAAHYKRDIPFEIEQLQKKYPQITFSVVPPFSTHPHMVELVVKRIRETVPMQGGSILLVGRGSSDPQPIYELQQIGATVERKLGMPVSCSFLTKGTPSFTAELKTITSTASHVYVMPYLLFTGLLLQKIKLHTKKYNHVTTCNCLQFDTYMKLTLLGRMEECVYV, from the coding sequence ATGAAAGGAATTGTATATGTTGGACACGGGAGTCGCTTGCAAGAAGGTAATGAACAATTCATTCATTTTGTTCAATCTGCTATGAAAGAACGTAACGAAAGAATTCAAAAAATAGCTTTTCTAGAACTAACAACACCTACCATTTCGGATGCAGTTACAGAAACGATACTAGAGGGAGCAACTGAAATCATGATTGTACCTGTTTTATTATTTGCAGCAGCTCACTATAAACGTGATATTCCTTTTGAAATAGAACAACTACAAAAGAAATATCCACAAATTACATTTTCAGTTGTACCTCCTTTTAGTACGCATCCACATATGGTGGAACTTGTAGTAAAAAGAATACGTGAAACTGTGCCAATGCAAGGTGGTAGTATTTTACTCGTAGGTCGAGGCAGTAGTGATCCACAGCCGATATATGAGTTACAACAAATCGGAGCAACTGTCGAACGAAAACTCGGCATGCCAGTATCGTGTTCCTTTTTAACGAAAGGAACACCCTCTTTTACTGCTGAGCTGAAGACTATAACATCGACTGCCTCCCATGTATATGTCATGCCGTACCTTCTCTTTACCGGACTGTTGCTTCAAAAGATTAAGTTGCATACGAAAAAATACAATCACGTTACGACTTGTAACTGTCTTCAGTTTGATACATATATGAAGTTAACATTGTTAGGACGAATGGAGGAATGTGTGTATGTATAA
- a CDS encoding uroporphyrin-III C-methyltransferase encodes MNGYVYLVGAGPGDEGLITKKAIDCLKRADIVLYDRLLNPFFLHYTKETCELIYCGKMPKNHIMRQEMINAHLLQFAKEGKIVVRLKGGDPSIFGRVGEEAETLAVANIPYEIVPGITSSIAASSYAGIPLTHRNYSNSVTLLTGHAKGPLTDHGKYNSSHNSDTIAYYMGIKNLPTICENLLQAGKKDVTPVAVIEWGTTGKQRVVTGTLSTIVSTVKNENISNPSMTIVGDVVSLRDQIAWKERKPLHGKKVLFASATNKTSSTKQKLQEAGAEIYQIPTFKKVEYTLTLEQINEIFNVNRLVFCSAESVEILMRSCSKHQKDIRSLQAQLQHMNVATQEKLIQYGLLSKQAEFSSDTTVYLGRNINRIAFIQEKIGAGSYMMTHEYTIDHRFDEVHSRMLCEFSWDSIVFDGRASIDTFLSEIKRLGFIDILTLPFSYTDVPTLHYANKVGFHHVDEQLQNMIMKKDLVIR; translated from the coding sequence ATGAACGGATATGTATATTTAGTTGGTGCAGGACCAGGTGATGAAGGGCTTATTACAAAGAAAGCGATAGATTGTTTAAAGCGTGCAGATATCGTTTTATATGACCGTTTATTAAACCCTTTCTTTCTTCATTATACAAAAGAAACATGTGAACTTATTTATTGCGGAAAGATGCCAAAGAATCATATTATGCGACAAGAAATGATTAACGCCCACCTCCTTCAATTTGCGAAAGAAGGAAAAATCGTTGTCCGCTTAAAGGGTGGAGATCCCTCTATTTTTGGCCGTGTTGGTGAAGAAGCAGAAACTTTAGCAGTAGCGAACATTCCATATGAAATTGTACCAGGTATTACATCTAGCATCGCCGCTAGTAGCTATGCAGGTATCCCCCTCACCCACCGTAACTACAGTAATAGCGTCACTTTACTAACTGGGCATGCGAAAGGCCCTTTAACCGATCATGGAAAATATAATTCATCCCACAATAGCGACACAATTGCCTACTACATGGGTATAAAAAACTTACCTACAATTTGCGAAAACTTACTACAAGCAGGAAAAAAAGACGTTACGCCAGTAGCAGTCATTGAATGGGGTACAACTGGAAAACAACGCGTTGTCACAGGAACTCTTTCAACCATTGTTTCTACCGTCAAAAACGAAAATATTTCTAATCCCTCAATGACAATTGTTGGTGATGTCGTTTCCTTACGGGATCAAATCGCTTGGAAAGAACGTAAACCATTACATGGGAAAAAAGTTTTATTTGCATCCGCAACGAATAAAACAAGTTCAACGAAGCAAAAGTTACAAGAAGCCGGTGCAGAAATATATCAAATTCCTACTTTCAAAAAGGTAGAATACACATTAACACTTGAACAGATCAATGAAATTTTCAACGTTAATCGTCTTGTTTTTTGTTCAGCTGAAAGTGTAGAAATATTGATGCGATCATGTAGTAAACACCAAAAAGATATTCGTTCTTTACAGGCGCAACTACAACATATGAACGTTGCCACTCAAGAAAAACTTATACAATATGGGCTACTAAGTAAACAAGCAGAGTTCTCTTCCGATACAACTGTTTATTTAGGACGAAATATTAACCGAATTGCTTTTATTCAAGAGAAAATTGGTGCTGGCTCCTATATGATGACTCATGAATATACAATTGATCATCGCTTCGATGAAGTCCATTCTCGGATGCTTTGTGAATTCTCATGGGATAGCATTGTGTTTGACGGCCGTGCTTCAATTGATACATTTTTATCAGAAATAAAACGACTTGGCTTTATCGATATCCTTACTCTTCCTTTCTCGTATACCGACGTTCCAACTTTACACTATGCGAATAAAGTTGGTTTTCATCATGTAGATGAGCAATTACAAAATATGATTATGAAGAAAGATTTGGTGATACGATGA
- the nirD gene encoding nitrite reductase small subunit NirD, producing the protein MVQTKEKIKVMRAEDLPIQIGKEVQMKGMSIALFRLSNGEIRAVENRCPHKNGPLAEGIVSGEFVFCPLHDWKISLITGEVQKPDDGCIQTYEVEVINGDIYLYM; encoded by the coding sequence ATGGTACAAACGAAAGAAAAAATAAAAGTTATGCGTGCGGAAGATCTTCCGATTCAAATCGGTAAAGAAGTGCAAATGAAAGGTATGTCTATCGCCCTATTTCGTCTTTCAAATGGTGAGATTCGAGCTGTAGAAAATCGTTGTCCTCATAAAAACGGGCCGTTAGCAGAAGGAATTGTATCTGGAGAATTCGTATTTTGTCCGCTGCATGATTGGAAAATCTCACTAATAACAGGTGAAGTTCAAAAACCTGATGACGGCTGTATTCAAACATACGAAGTAGAAGTTATTAATGGTGACATTTATTTATACATGTAA
- the nirB gene encoding NADPH-nitrite reductase large subunit gives MKKRLVMIGNGMAGIRCMEEILKHDSDSYEITIFGDEPHPNYNRIMLSHVLQGKTNMQDIIMNEYNWYEENEITLYTNERVQSINREEKIIITEKNRTVTYDKLIIATGSSAFILPVEGSTLPGVTGFRTIEDTQFMIDTAKKKKKAVVIGGGLLGLEAARGLIDLGMDVHVVHLMPSLMEQQLDTKAASLLREDLEAQGMKFLMEKKTVKILGTDHVEGIQFEDGEVVDCDLIVMAVGIRPNTKIARDAGLIVNRGIVVNDYMLTNDESIYAVGECAEHDGIVYGLVAPLYEQGTILAKHITNLQTNGYTGSIVGTQLKVAGCDLFSAGQIYEDDQTKAISIFDECKRSYKKVLICDNKVVGIVLYGDAADGTRLFSMLKKEEDIQEYTAASLLHKAGEESELDVATMSADDTICGCNGVTKGTIVHAILEQELTTFEEVKGCTKAAGSCGKCRPLVEQVLSHTLGDAFDASAQSTGMCGCTTLSRDEVVAAIHEKGLKSPKEVRNVLGFVQEDGCSKCRPALNYYLRMAIPEEYEDDKASRFVNERMNGNIQHDGTFSVIPRMYGGVTTADDLMKIAEVAKKYDVPLVKITGASRIGLYGIKKQDLPNVWADLHMTSGYAYSKSLRNVKSCVGSRFCRFGTKDSLGLGMLLEQSLEMVDTPHKMKMGVTGCPRNCAEVLTKDFGVVCVENGYQLYIGGNGGTEVREADFVMIVPTEDDVLRIATAYMQYYRETGIYGERTAYWTERLGFDHIKEILQDASMVTTLNERFQTARSTYREAWGQALETKSLKAMYEVETVK, from the coding sequence ATGAAAAAACGTTTAGTTATGATCGGAAATGGTATGGCTGGCATTCGATGTATGGAAGAAATCTTAAAACATGATAGTGATTCATATGAGATTACTATTTTTGGAGATGAACCGCATCCAAACTACAACCGCATTATGCTCTCTCATGTTTTACAAGGCAAAACAAATATGCAAGATATCATTATGAATGAATACAATTGGTATGAAGAAAACGAAATAACTTTGTATACAAATGAAAGAGTTCAAAGTATTAACAGAGAAGAAAAAATTATTATCACTGAAAAGAATCGTACTGTTACATATGACAAACTCATTATCGCAACAGGTTCTAGTGCTTTTATTTTACCTGTTGAAGGTTCCACACTTCCTGGTGTAACAGGTTTTCGAACTATTGAAGATACACAATTTATGATTGATACTGCTAAAAAAAAGAAAAAGGCCGTAGTCATTGGTGGTGGATTACTTGGTTTAGAAGCCGCAAGAGGTCTAATTGATTTAGGAATGGACGTACATGTTGTTCATTTAATGCCTAGCTTAATGGAGCAACAACTAGATACGAAAGCAGCTTCTCTTCTGCGTGAAGATTTAGAAGCACAGGGCATGAAGTTTTTAATGGAAAAGAAAACTGTAAAAATTCTTGGTACAGATCATGTTGAGGGCATTCAATTTGAAGATGGTGAAGTTGTAGATTGTGATTTAATCGTAATGGCTGTCGGAATACGACCAAATACGAAAATAGCAAGAGATGCTGGTCTAATTGTCAACCGAGGTATTGTAGTCAATGACTATATGCTAACAAATGATGAATCCATTTATGCAGTTGGCGAATGTGCAGAACATGATGGTATCGTATATGGACTTGTTGCCCCTCTTTATGAACAAGGCACAATATTAGCGAAACATATAACAAATTTACAAACGAATGGATATACAGGCAGTATCGTTGGTACGCAATTAAAAGTTGCTGGCTGTGATTTATTCTCTGCCGGCCAAATTTATGAAGATGATCAGACGAAAGCAATATCAATCTTTGATGAATGTAAACGTTCCTATAAGAAAGTATTAATTTGCGACAATAAAGTTGTCGGTATCGTTTTATATGGTGACGCAGCTGATGGTACACGTCTCTTTAGCATGTTAAAGAAAGAAGAAGATATACAAGAATATACAGCCGCTTCCCTTCTTCACAAAGCTGGTGAAGAAAGTGAACTTGACGTTGCTACAATGAGTGCGGATGACACGATTTGTGGATGTAATGGTGTTACGAAAGGTACAATCGTTCATGCCATTTTAGAGCAAGAGTTAACTACTTTTGAAGAAGTAAAAGGATGCACGAAAGCCGCAGGATCTTGTGGTAAATGTCGTCCGCTTGTGGAACAAGTTTTATCTCATACACTCGGAGATGCTTTTGATGCTTCTGCGCAGTCTACTGGCATGTGTGGATGTACAACTTTATCACGTGATGAAGTCGTAGCAGCCATTCACGAGAAAGGTTTAAAATCTCCAAAAGAAGTACGAAATGTGCTTGGTTTTGTACAGGAAGACGGCTGTTCGAAATGCCGCCCTGCTTTGAACTACTATTTACGTATGGCGATTCCAGAAGAATATGAAGATGATAAAGCGTCTCGCTTCGTTAACGAAAGAATGAATGGTAACATCCAGCACGATGGTACATTCTCTGTTATTCCACGTATGTACGGAGGTGTTACAACAGCAGATGATTTAATGAAAATTGCTGAAGTTGCGAAAAAATACGATGTTCCTCTTGTGAAAATTACAGGCGCGAGCCGAATCGGCTTATATGGTATTAAGAAACAAGATTTACCTAACGTATGGGCTGACTTGCATATGACTTCGGGATATGCGTATTCAAAATCGCTTCGTAATGTCAAATCCTGTGTTGGTTCTCGCTTCTGCCGTTTCGGTACGAAAGATTCATTAGGACTTGGTATGCTACTTGAACAATCATTAGAAATGGTAGATACACCACATAAAATGAAGATGGGTGTAACAGGCTGTCCACGTAACTGTGCGGAAGTACTAACGAAAGATTTTGGCGTTGTTTGTGTCGAAAATGGATACCAACTTTATATTGGCGGAAATGGTGGTACAGAAGTACGTGAAGCTGATTTTGTCATGATCGTCCCTACTGAAGATGATGTCCTTCGCATCGCTACAGCTTACATGCAATATTATCGTGAAACTGGTATTTACGGAGAACGTACTGCCTACTGGACTGAACGTTTAGGATTCGATCACATAAAAGAAATACTACAAGATGCAAGTATGGTTACTACGTTAAATGAACGCTTCCAAACAGCTCGTAGCACATATAGGGAAGCGTGGGGACAAGCACTAGAAACGAAGTCATTAAAAGCGATGTATGAAGTAGAAACTGTGAAATAA